The Cellulomonas sp. P24 genome contains a region encoding:
- a CDS encoding alpha/beta hydrolase has protein sequence MTLVLARPSAHRDPVPVLYHLHGGGLVTGSALDDLPWLLEIAAQVGAAVAAVEYRLAPEHRYPAAVEDAFAGLGWLVEHGAEHGVDPARVVISGVSAGGGIAAATALLARDRGGPALLGQLLVYPMLDDRNDSASAVQMAGVGSWDRTANATGWSAYLGDRAGGPDVPGYAAPARADDLSGLPPTFLDVGSAETFRDEDIAYASRLWQCGADAELHVWPGGCHAFDLLAPEARVSTDARAARVHWLTRLLARTAGRPRDDDASAVASTVSP, from the coding sequence GTGACGCTCGTCCTGGCCCGGCCGTCCGCGCACCGCGACCCGGTGCCGGTGCTGTACCACCTGCACGGCGGCGGCCTGGTGACCGGCTCCGCGCTCGACGACCTCCCCTGGCTGCTCGAGATCGCGGCACAGGTCGGCGCCGCCGTCGCGGCGGTCGAGTACCGGCTCGCACCCGAGCATCGGTACCCCGCCGCCGTCGAGGACGCCTTCGCCGGACTCGGGTGGCTCGTCGAGCACGGCGCGGAGCACGGGGTCGACCCCGCGCGCGTCGTCATCTCCGGCGTGAGCGCCGGCGGAGGGATCGCCGCCGCCACGGCCCTCCTGGCGCGTGACCGCGGGGGACCTGCCCTCCTGGGCCAGCTGCTCGTCTACCCGATGCTCGACGACCGCAACGACTCCGCGTCGGCCGTGCAGATGGCCGGCGTGGGGTCGTGGGACCGCACGGCGAACGCGACCGGATGGAGCGCCTACCTCGGTGACCGCGCCGGAGGCCCGGACGTCCCCGGGTACGCGGCGCCGGCGCGGGCCGACGACCTCAGCGGGCTGCCCCCGACGTTCCTCGACGTCGGGTCGGCCGAGACGTTCCGTGACGAGGACATCGCCTACGCCTCGCGGCTGTGGCAGTGCGGCGCGGACGCGGAGCTGCACGTCTGGCCCGGGGGCTGCCACGCGTTCGACCTCCTGGCCCCCGAGGCAAGGGTGTCGACGGACGCGCGCGCCGCCCGGGTGCACTGGTTGACCCGGTTGCTCGCCCGGACGGCCGGGCGCCCTCGGGACGACGACGCGTCGGCGGTCGCGTCCACCGTGAGCCCCTGA